The sequence TCTTCCCCCCACCCTTCCTTGTCGGCTTAAGTCCGTCACTGCTACGATATCAAATCCGCAAAGAGACCTGCTTCTTTTACAGTATCTGCTGGTGCATGGATGTTTGATTTAAGTACATTTGTTTGTcggtatgtatatgtatgtgtgtgtgtgtgtgtatgtgtgtgtgggcgttcGTGTGTCCAAGAGTTAGTATACGTGTCGCTGTTGCATCCTTTCTGCTGGTTGggggcgagagagggagggggaggaggggggagggcggCTCACTCCCTTATGCTGGCGGAGTAGGAGAACTGTGGgaagtgcgtgcgtgtgtccggGTCCTCAGTGTCCAAGCTGTCATCTGCAGAGTGGAAGAGAAGGGACGCAGGTGTCAGTGTGTGGTGAAAGACTGCcattgtaatgtaatgcaaaCCATTCAGTACAGACAGTAGTTTTGCCCAGCCTGACAtgcgttattacaaaaatatggaGTGAAACCATTATGAAATGTGAACCAAATGTAGATCAATAGTGTCAATAGCAATAGTCTGAAAATAATCCAAGCTGAACCACAAGGAAGGGCTTGAAAGTGCAACCCCGTTTCCGAAAAAGTGTAAAATGTTAACAAAATTAGATTatgataatctgcaaatctcttaaacccatatttatgtgcaaaaaacATGTTGACACTGGGAAATTTGACTCATGAAAAATATGcattaattttttatttcatgccaGCAACAGGTCTCGCCAAACAAAAGGCTGTAAAAGTTGTGTATTGCTAAAGAAAACACGGTtaatttcacaactaattacaTTAATCAATCGGTTGTGATCTCTGGGGCCTCCGATGGCACTACATTAAAAACAGACcagtttctgtaaagaaaatcagTTTGATGCTCCATCCACAAATGCTGGTTAAATCTCTACCATGCAAAGAAGAAACCATTTTTATACATGCTGTCTTATCTCGGCCCAAGCTTATTTACGATGGACTGAGGCAAAGAGAAAAACTGTCTCTCTttaaaaggtgctctaagcgatgctgggtaacgccactactgttgactttcaaacaaaacagagatatctcactacttcctccccctccaggacacagacagctagcggtctgtcttttttttttcagggaaGGCCTTGAGTATTTCAGCAAAACAGTGACCAACTGCACCCTGGACAGTATGGCTCCATAATAGAAGAACACGGatgctaaaatggcctgcctGCAGTCCAGAGATCAATCACACTTggaacatgaaacatgactgcGAAGACCCGAGATTGTCGAGCAGCTGAAATCCTGTCTAGTAAGACTGAGACAACacttcattctcaaaactctagcagctggtctcctcagttcccaaACATTTACAGACtattgttaaatgaagaggtgaagcaacacagtggtaaacatgtgTCACAAGGTCGGTTCGTTCGCCGCTCACAGGCCTCGAACCgccaccttgacacacacacacacacacacacacacacaccggcatgggagacgaacgctctaaccactgagctaaaagcccaagcttccaactcagcggttagaagcgttctaaaggttagggctgtgaggatttaccGGGGCAACTAGCACTCTAGTTAAATGTGCTTGCAGTCTGCAACTTCAAAATCACGTCTTCAGACAGCGAGTAACCATATAGCACCGAAATCACACCCGACACTAGATTCtactttggggcagccgtggcctactggttagcgattCGGActagtaaccggagggttgccggttcgaaccccgaccagtaggcacggctgaagtgcccttgagcaaggcacctaagccctcactgctccccgagcgccgctgttgttgcaggcagctcactgtgctgggattagtgtgtgcttcacctcactgtgtgttcactgtgtgctgagtgtgttttactaattcacggattgggataaatgcagagaccaaatttccctcacgggatcaaaagagtatatatacatatatatatatatatacttataatcAAGTCAATTTCAATCAAATAAGCCAGACTGTGTATCGGACAATATgtgagggataatgtatagaacgctggtcattattgggaaaataagtcccgacagggtgaactggaccccgacgcgccagcggaggggtcttgtttcgctctgaagggacttattttcccataatgaccggcgttctatacattatcccgcttattatacagctacttgccaaaacaaaataataaactccccacgatatgacttttagcctacatggcctagcctatttgttaccgttcatcgtggcatttgctgagaaacaaatagttcgcaacaacacacggtgctgaacttgaatcaaacattctttagaacacagctgatcaaccgccTGCTTTCACgcttgaatgaagttccagtccttgcgtagtgatatgaaagacgtatcagaagcacaaaacccgttgccattgacagcagtaattatatgtttgcagcggtaattacatgaatttatttaccgtagaacgttgggaaatcccattcaagtcaatggagcgttctactagcattgtgaagagccgtataataaactGCTATAAAGAGCATCCACACTTTGCCAAGGAGAACAGTTAAAGAGAAGTAGGGAGACTTCTTCGGTAACCTATTAATGATATGGTTATAGGCTAAACTCAATTAAATGTTATTGACCACAGTACGGATCTGAAGCTCTTAAACTCGCACAACCTATTCGGAGACCAGAGCTACTTCTAAAAGAAGTGTTGAAATATAATTAATTGTTATGCAACATCAGCTGACTTCCTTAGCAATCTCATCTTTTGTATTGTAGCCCAGACTACAATACTGAAAAGAGTGCCTTACTTGAACCGCAAACCAGCAGAGCCTGGACTACTTACACTGGTCTGGAGGCGTGACTGTGATGGTCTGTGCTGTGAACTCGTCATCAAAGTAGCGTGTATCTGTCTCAGAGGTCACCTGTGGCTTGAATGGTGGAACGAGCTGACGGACAAGAACATGAAGGCATGGGAAGAATGTGAGTTATCAGTTGGCTGAGACTGTTTAACACAATGAAGACATTGTTGGCTGCATAAAAGAATAAtgtgtgctacacacacacacacaccttcttctCAAGAACATCTGACCAGTTGATGGTGACAAAGAACTTGTGGGTCATGACCTCTTTGGCGTCTTCTGGACTTCCTCCAAGCCTTCAGAATCAAACAATTTCACCATCATATTTGATCAAAATCCTACACACGAGGTGTTGTACATAATATGCATGGCTTTTTGTATTACTGTTGATATATCTGACTTGATTTTAATTCACTCATAGTAAGTGCGGAGACATCAATATAAACCCTAACCTATATAAACCCTAAGCCCTTTAGGTTAACTTAAATGTTGCTGTATTTGAAACACAGATCTACAACAAATATGATGCAAATGTAAACATGTGAATGTAAACAATTAGGCAATATCGTGGTCTGCAAAAATGACTGTCCGTATTTTCATATATTGAACTTTTAGTAATGTAATTATTGTGACAGGCCTAGTGCCACGGGTATCAACCATCACTTTGGTTTCTTTCGCCCGCTTGCATGCCCACCTCTGCTTGGGGTCCTTCTTGAGCAGGCCGGCCAGCAGAGCCTTGGCCTCGGGCGAGAGGTTCCTAGGGAAGCGGATCTCCTCCATCAGGATGAGCTCGAACAGACGCTCGTGGTCCTGGTTGTAGAAGGGCAGTCGGCCACACATCATCTCGTACATGACCACACCCAGACCCCACCAGTCCACTGCACGACCGTAGTCATTGTCCTCCAGCACCTGTGTTTAGGGGGGGGACAATACCAATTACATTACAAGGGCAAGTTAATGTAACATTAGGAGATTGTAAACCTTTACTATGCCTATaccaagacacagacacatattacTGATGTCTTAATAGAAAAAAAGAGTGGGTAACCTTTGCTAAGGGAAGAGGCCATTTTTTTTTGGAGAAAAGCACAGCGTTCCTATCTGTGTTGCAATGTCAACAGTGACTTATTTGCCGTCTGTCTGACTTTTCGCAGCGCCGCTGAAGCTAATAGTTTACTTTCCACTGATGCTGTTTAACCCTGCATAATGAGAAACGTAGCCACCTACCCTGGGAGAGAATCTTCAGTTATGGAAGTAAGAAATTGGGCAATGTATGGATAACAATGTTCTTTGAAGTGCTTTTATATATACAAACACTAAGGAAGTCAGCACAGATGCTAAACATTCTAAAAACAGCAACACCGTGGGAGACCGGCACTTTTGAACACTCCGTTTTATTTACACATTTAAGACAAGCTCTTTGTGACCCCAGATACGCTTTTTACACATTACAGGCAAAGCAGGGAAAGTGTTTAACTTTAAACTACTAGCGCTGATGACGTTGCTTGATTGCCAGGTCAAGGCAGTGGGGAGACCTACTTGCCGGACTCTGGTGAATATTTTACATTTGTGAACAAAAGTTCAGTATGAGTAGCTATTTCTTCTTAAACTAAGAGCAGGAAAGACTCACAATGACTAAGTACTGTCAGTGGTGCTTGCAGGTGCTTACCTCAGGAGCAAGGTATTCTGGAGTTCCACAAAAGGTCTTCATTGTAGCCTCATTGGTAATGCCCTCTTTGCATAAGCCAAAGTCCGTTATTTTGATGTGTCCATCTTTATCCAGCATGAGATTCTCCAGCTATAGAGGGCAAGaatgaaaaggaaaaagaatAGACGACATCATCAGTAAAGCTGGACCTCTAGAATAAGTGTGGACAAACACCTCACTAACGAATGACAATGTATCTTCTACTTTTTCAACAAGATGCTTCACATTTTGGGTGAcacattaataaaaaaaagaatgcgtgtgtgtgggtgcgtgtgtgtgcgtgtggggtggggggctggtcTATGTGGTTTCATTGAGGTCACCTTAAGGTCCCTGTAGACGACGTCGCACGAATGCAAGTATTCCAGTGCAGATACTATCTCAGCACCATAGAACCGGGCTCTGTCCTCCGTGAATACTCTTTCCCGGGACAAGTGAAAGAACAGCTGAGGGAACACAGAGGAACAGGCTAATTCAACCAGGCCAAAAGCTCATTCTATTCATATATTTATCATTATGATGACATCAGCATATTGATCTAACACAACAGGAAACACATTGTACATATTCAATACAGATGCAAACATGGCCTACACATCATAGCTTAATTCACAAAGAAAGAAGTGGATAACTTATTTGTGAAATATTACAATTCCTTGCCTCTATAAGATCTCATGTAATAACACACTTTATAATCCAACTAATGTTAGATGTTAGAAAGTAAGTGATTTGAAGAGTACCTCTCCGCCATTTGCATATTCCATCACAAAACACAGGCGGTCATGAGTTTGGAAGGCATACTTTAGTGTCTGAGAAACAGAGAAGAGTGGGACAAACTTCAGTTTCAAACCCCACAGAACATGGAACAGAACACCAATTAACAGTGAGTGCAGCGTGACCCATCTTCAGTTGAGCGGGGGAACTGACCGTGAGGAAGGGATGCCTTGTGTTCTGTAGGACTCTGCTTTCAGTAACCGTGTGTGCCACCTCATCCTTAAGTTGATAAAACAAGCCAAATGTAAgaagtaacaaaaaaaaaaaaaaaagtatcaaAAACATTTTTCTTGCATCCAGTGCAGTCTTGCATTCAGCACTCTTTAGTTGGGTCAGACCTGTCCGACATACCTTAGCGATGATGACTTCCTTGCGCAGGATTTTCATGGCGTAGTACATGCCCGTGGCCTTCTCCTTTACAAGGATCACCTTGCCAAATGTGCCCTTTCCCAGAAGCTTTAGGTAGTCGAAGTCACTCATGTTCTGAAACAGAGAACAATTCAATGTTCATGAATGGAAACAGATCAGGTGCATGAAAGTGCAGGGTCTTGCCAATAGGAGTACAGCAGAAGGCATTAAAGAAAATCAAAGACATGTTAGACACTGACCACTCTAGTGCGGGACCGGGCAATGGCAGCCTCCATGCCCTCCAGGCTGTTGTCACCGGGGGAACCGAAGTTGATGTCCATTGGTTCTTCCTCTTGTGTCTTAAGCCCATTGGCTACAGCCTGAATCGCTCGTATCCATTCCTCCCTGAACATTTAAGAACAGTATAAGACTTAAAATTGGATAGAACAGGATAATCTGTACACATACTACTTTTTTATCATTTAAACACTATCTCCTAGTGAGCATGTTCATATAATTGGCAGCAAAACCAGGAAATCGTCCTTCTGAAATTATGTCCTCTACAATGTTGTTGTTCCTctcctgttttgttttgtcgcACCTCTCTGCGTTACTGTCTACGTGAAAAGTGCGCTCGATGACCGTGGTCCACTGCAGGCAGCGGATGACAAACGTGTTTGGCCTGGGCCtctctgtcttcatcagttGGCATTCTGTGAAATTTCAGAGAGCACAAGGGCCAATCAGTGGCGTGAAACCCTACATGAACAGAGTGCAAGGACAATCCAAGTTAACGGTCACATTCAACATTAGCCGTTTACTGTAAATGATGACAACTAACTGAACATGTAAAATGTACAGCTTCTAAACCATGATGTGGAGTGTTAAAGAACATAATTAAATGAGAAAGACAATTATAGAAATAGGATAAGCCATTCTTTAATCTCCTAACATACTACTAAATGGTTAATCATCACCATCTCCAGCCAGGATAGACACAAAGCTATAAAATTTAGTTGATAAACAAAACAAGTAACGTACACTGAGGAAGTGATCATGTGAACAAGAAACAACGGCTACGATAACAAACCACATTGGCATCAGGGTGGTATATGTGGCTTACAGTAATAAGAAACCCTgcatgggtgtgcactgtgtacaTAGAGGCATGTTTACGACCTAGTTAAAAAACCTGTTGATGAGGTTAATGTGAAAAGGAAGTACTGAGGTTGTAAGTTTATCGTCTGTGGCAGCCCTTTCGCTTTCATTCTCAGACTGTTGTGCATTTCCTGCATGCCTTACAAGAGCACAACTTCTCCTAGACTTTACTTCCGAAACACACTGTCGTGCACTTCTTACCCGCCACTGAGAAGTTGTTGAGGGGTGGAAGGTTGGGCTCGGAGATCTCTGGCTTCTCCTTGTAGCCAATGAAGGAGCCATCACTCTTCAGGATAAAATAGCGGGGCCTCCAGGTCTTAATATACTCACCTGTGTTGCAGGCCAGAAGAGAGAAAAGTCAAGGGcggagaaaaaacaaaacaaatgaccTTGAGAAAGAGCAAGAATTTAAAATCCTAGCAGAGGAAACACATCCTAAACACTGTACACTGCAACCTGTACACTGCAGCCGCGCGTCCCGTCCTTACCTCGCTTGTGGAGCCATCCCTCTCGGACCACGGTGACCTCGTTCATGCTGCGGGTGGGCGTATGTTGGGGTTCAGGGTGGGGCGGACAGGGAGGTCGGGGGAGGGGAACAGTGTCGGCGAGAAATGAGGATGTCAGACGAAGGGGGGACAGCAGTCACTCTTCAGCACCTTGGAGAAAGCAGTGGAACAGATCAAGCcactgagaaacacacacacaacctgagaGAATGTGCTGAGGTAATTAGTCACACATGGCAATGCTGGCCTGGCATAAGCCTATTTTGCCCGTGTGTCGTGTAAAAACTGACTCATCGTGCAATGGTTTTCTTGATAGCTGTACGGAATCCCCTTACTACCATCAAGGCCCAGGGAGCTTGACATTAAAGTGCCACTGAACACCTGGTCCACTACTGCACCACCCCGGCACAGTTACACAGAGCAAAACGAGCGTCTGAACTTGTGTTTCATCTCACCTGCCCTTTCAGGGGTTCAAGGTGAACCAAGCCAGTGTTATATCTTGAATAAGAACGCAGCAGCAGTCAATTGTTTAAGATAAAAACAGGAACGCTACCAGGCCTCCTTCCTGCTCCAAGGGGGGCATTCTAATTGATTCTGGCACTGTGGTCTGTTTCATTACTTCAGTAGGAGGTCACAGATTGAGATCATCTTGTAACCATGGAAATCACCATTAGCCTCTTTCATCAACAGGTGAACACCCACAGAGAGTGCGCGGAAACAAGGGAAATGAGACACCCCAACAATCTCAGCTAATCACTTCTGCACATAGTATGGGGGCTATGCCCGAACTTGCAGCTTTTGGCTCCGATCCAAATTAAGGGACTGAATTTTAACTCTGAGCCTTAGAGCATGCACACGTTCAAATTGCTCGTCTTGCGCAACATGGACATTCATCACTAATTAACAACAACAGAGTCTTGCGTAAATCGACATGATAAAATAAACAATTGAACTGCTGGTTAATTCACCGCCACGGAGATCACtgccagacaaacagacacattaaCAGTTGTAAAATTATTAAAACCAAACTGATACCTTAGACAAATGACAATGCAAAGGGTTACAAATGATCCACTCTGCCTCCAAAAACATTGTGGGGATTACATGTATTACCAATCCTTTGGTGAGGCAAGAAGGTCAATATTTAGGGCAAACAAGCCACTTAGATATGAATAAACGATGAAAATTAAGAAGCACCTGGCATTAACAACCAATTCATCACACGGTCAAATTGCAGTAGCAAATTCAAACCGTCTTTCACATGACTGACATGTCTGCTTCGTGTCAGTGTGAGCACAAGTCTAGTTTAACAAACTAAAATACCTATCTTGCCATGCTCCCATTAGTGGTTACACAATAACATGGCTAAAAGCCTGCATGCCAAAGTTTTCCATTAGGATACATGATTCAAAGGGTTGTCCCAAGGTACAGTGCCATATCTATCTGCCACCCCCATTCAACAAAACAGCTGTCAAACACATTGATGGCTAAACTATATTTACGTGAGAAAATATGTGAACTCCACAACAATGAACAAAATAACATCTTCGTAATTAAACATGCAATTAAATCcaagataataaaacaataattaaCGAAAAACTAAGCTACGTGACATAAACCTGCTCGAGTTTAGGATGTAGTTCTAGTGACTTTTACATCTGTTTACACAGTATTGTTTGCAGAGATAAAAATCGATAGGTTCCTCACATGGTCAATTCCACATCTATTTTTACACTAGCTGGACTGGTCTGTCCAATGAAAATCAGTGGTCTCAATATCCATGTTTCCAGTAATTCATGACACTTACAACAATGTACTACAAACCTACCACCTCAAGGTTTTGCGCAGGTCATTGCGGCATGCTCAGATGAAAACAAGTATACAACACTCGTTATCTATCACATATGCGAATTCACTAAGTGGGGGGTCATAAAGTTAGAATCAGCTGATTACAACGTTAAGCAAGTTTAACGACTTTGTTTTGCAGCACTGCTCGAATGGCCATGCACAATCTGACTAAAACTGACCAGAACCTGAGTGGACCTACACGTAACTTTGTTCACTAGCCACTTTCGCTTTTGTTAGCTGCAGTTGTATAAGTAGACAAATCACATTGGTGTCTGAATTACCTGATTAATGAAAACCAAACATGGGGGATAGTCCGTTTACATGCATACTTGATGAGAGTAGTAAtcagttaacgttagctaaatgTTACCTAGCTAACCAAACGTTAGCTGCTACACAGAAAAACATTTTCAACGAGCTAGCCAGCTACTTCACTATGCAAATTACCAGGGTTGACTAGGTGATCCTCTCCAAAAATGAACAGAACATACCTCATTATTGGTTGCTAATAGGCTACTGTGTGCAGGTACAGCCACATTCAGTATTCAACTCAATGTAAATGCAAGTAAAGGGGAATCTGACGCTCAAGACAACAAGCAGGACACTTGCCACAATGCAATCGATGACCTAGGTTAACacgctagccagctagctaactAACACGGGATGAGCTAACAACGAGTAACCCCCGTATTTACTGACAGTAGCCTCGATCGTCGATGCTACACTTCTTTCTTTTACTACAACGACTATAAAGTTGCCACTGCGAACGATCCTAGTTACGCACCGCACTCATTAACATGCCAATGTTAATATAAAAAGTCAGCCAACTAGCCCGCGATATGACTAGCAATAGCTAGCAAGCTATCAATCATTATTCCAAGTTCTGCGTCAACTAAAGCGCCCTCCTTACCTCGATTCCTTAAGCTTGTTGGCAAAATGTTGTGTACTGGGAGCCGATGCTCATCCAGGCTGAAATGCAAAGTCCTCCGCGGTGAAACTAGCTATTATTCTGCAAGCTGGTGTATTGAACTCTGCCAATGATCACACAGCCTCCCAAAAAATAACAACCGAGTGCCCGCTAAGCCTGTTTTGCTGCCCACACTGGCTGCTCCAGGCGGCGTGTTAAACACTAGCTTGCTAACGAGTCAGCATAGAAGAAAATTACTATCGTTAAAATGCCAGGCAATTGATATATTCAACTAATTACTGTCGACGAGTTACCCTTAAAAACGAGGAACCTCGATCGCTATTACTTCTCCTCACACCTTGTTATCTGTGTCAATAACCTGCAGCTTACAACAGGCCTCGTTCATGGCAGAACAACTAACGTTACTCGACATGAGCACAAACAGGAAATGACGTTTACGCAAATCAAGGCCTTCCTCGTAGCAGTGTTGAAATCGTTCAATGTTGATGCAGAGAATAAGGGCTATGGTTGATGGTTGAAATACAGCTGTAAGTAACCCAGGAACTCACAGCTGAGAATAACAGAAGTCCTGTGAAGTTGACGCACGGACCATGTATTTGTGTTGTTAGGCTAAGCGGGGCAGTCAGTTGTTATTTTTgttaggctgtgtgtgttgtgtggtagaAACAGTGTGGTAAAAATATGTCCACAATGTTGCTTACTCAGCCTACTGACGTGGGACTATCAAACGACATTCACGGATCACAGCAAAAGTAATCAAATGACCCATTCCTAAGAATCCGCTACTCACAACGTAGCCTAACCAAACGCAGGGCACCAACATTACAGGATTACTACCGAATGCAATTTTACTTGGCATTTaggcctattgttttttttttattctttatattttttaaaggaaACGTTTCACAAAGCGAGCTGAGTAAAATTGCAAAAAGATATTGCCAAAGACCTGTTTTCGTCAGTGTTTCGGTCAAGGTCAAATCGTGACTCATTTTCTCTCAAATTCACAACTGATTAATTACCCTATGTTAGTTTATCAGAATGTAGTAATGACGAATCTATTGTTTCATTGACCATTTTTTTGTCAGCTTACATACATTTGAAAATTGCCTACACACTCACAGCCTAAATGGCCGTTCAAACATCTGTTGCGATGACTTTTAGTGTAATCCGGAGGGAGGCTCAGTCTCAATGAGAAAGACTATCCATGTTTTCGGGTAGGCCATCACAAATCATAAATTATTACtaccacaataaaaaaaaatatgactaTAGGCCAGGGGTGTCAGACTTAGGCAGTGGGtaggatttgttggaatgagacctggTGGGGGCTGTCATTGTCATGATCATATGGTCATTATAATTAttctacatttacatttattcatttggatGACGtgtttgtccaaagcgacttacagcagTGGAATAACATGGCTATTAACATTTAAGATACAGAGCTACTACAGCAATATAATACAATTTAGGCTATTAACATTAAACTTATATAACTAATATTCTACATGGGTACCAGATTGTTGTTTGATGATAGGCTAACTCCTTTACTACCtacttatgagcaaacaaggcatatactCTGTAGGTTTATCATGTGCCACTATCATATACTACTCTTTCTATCTTGACATACCCTACCTTTCATGTCAGTCTCTTTTTCCAGCATAGAGTATGGTTACGCTAACATAATGTAATAATCAGTGCAGCAAACCACATTTTCTTTACTGGCatcttccttcctgaggatggtttgcAGTGCTAGGTTTCATTAATTGATCATATCATAGAAATATTGCTTATTATAGTCCATGGCAACTAGATGTGATAACTATTTTATCTTCCCCTTCATACCCAAAACACCTGGGggccgtatgaaacctgctggtgGGCCGGATCTGTACCTCGGGCCTCATATTTGACCAGACCTACCCCAGCAGTTGCCCATAGGCCTAGACCTCTGCAGTTTGCCTAAAAAGAGGACCCAAAGCTGTCATCTTTGCCCACATAAGGAGAGCTGTGTATCacctttgcccatataagggaGATCCGGAtttccttatatgggcaaagatggcagctttgggtccTTTTTGTAGGCCAACTTCAGAGGTCAATAAGTGTTCTTGATGCTTACAGTTTCATTCCCTGCCATGGAATCAACCCTCTATCAATACTATGACACAGCCAACACACAAACGGTTGGAGAGTAACATTAGGCTTACATGTAATTTGCTTAATTAAATGACAAGCTAAATGTGATCAGATATATGTAAATGTGTAATAACATTCATTTCTAATAAAGAAAATTGTGGTGATTACAACCAGATTAAAAAAAATTTCGGGAAAAAGCTGTAAAGCTACGTAGAATATAACAATGTTGTTTGGCATCTTTCCGTCACCCAGAGCTTTACAATTTGCACTGCCTCTAATATGCCAATGAAAAAGTAATTGAATGTATTAACTTATATTACTTTCAGTAAGTAATgttcattatttattaattttttgAAAGGATAGCTAGTAATTTGTAACCAATTACATTTCAAAAGTAGCCTTACGAACCATGCGCACAAACACTGTTCAGTTCAGGCATCATGACCGTATAgtcctaataattatttaattacACTTTCTATGAGGGCAACATTTAAAACTTTACAATAATTATTAGAGGCATGCTAATAATGAATCCTAATTGTTCTTAACAATCCTAATCATCGACCTCTCATCCAAAAACATTTTAGTAAAGGGAAATCATATTGTCACTGTCAAAATAGTAAATAGCCTGCTCTTATTTTTGTAGCCTATATTGTAGGCCAAGTAAGCAATTAAACAAGAACATTAAAGAACATTTTatacaacaaatatttttttccattaaAATAAAGACACCAGACTCATTCAAATGCAGTAAAGAAGCAGCTGTATTTGACTATAAAGGCAATTCTAATCCAGTGTCTCTACGCCATTTC is a genomic window of Alosa sapidissima isolate fAloSap1 chromosome 15, fAloSap1.pri, whole genome shotgun sequence containing:
- the akt2 gene encoding RAC-beta serine/threonine-protein kinase; translated protein: MNEVTVVREGWLHKRGEYIKTWRPRYFILKSDGSFIGYKEKPEISEPNLPPLNNFSVAECQLMKTERPRPNTFVIRCLQWTTVIERTFHVDSNAEREEWIRAIQAVANGLKTQEEEPMDINFGSPGDNSLEGMEAAIARSRTRVNMSDFDYLKLLGKGTFGKVILVKEKATGMYYAMKILRKEVIIAKDEVAHTVTESRVLQNTRHPFLTTLKYAFQTHDRLCFVMEYANGGELFFHLSRERVFTEDRARFYGAEIVSALEYLHSCDVVYRDLKLENLMLDKDGHIKITDFGLCKEGITNEATMKTFCGTPEYLAPEVLEDNDYGRAVDWWGLGVVMYEMMCGRLPFYNQDHERLFELILMEEIRFPRNLSPEAKALLAGLLKKDPKQRLGGSPEDAKEVMTHKFFVTINWSDVLEKKLVPPFKPQVTSETDTRYFDDEFTAQTITVTPPDQYDSLDTEDPDTRTHFPQFSYSASIRE